The Thermosynechococcus sp. CL-1 genomic interval ACCTGGGCGAATTTTGTCACGGTTTGGCAAACGACTCCCTTTGGCCAGTACCTGTTCAACAGTACCCTAGTAGCAGTCTTAACGGTGGCCTGCAATCTCCTGACCTCTGCTTTGGCTGCCTATCCCTTGGCACGGCTGTCCTTTCGCGGACGTGAGGTGATCTTTACGGCCATTTTGGCCACGATCATGATTCCCTTTCAAATCACCATGATTCCCCTGTTTATTTTGGCGGTGCAGTTGGGGCTGCGGAATACCTATCTGGGAATGGTTCTGCCGAGTTTGGCCTCTGCCTTTGGTATTTTTCTGTTGCGACAGGCCTTTATGGCGGTGCCCAAGGAACTAGAGGAAGCAGCTCGCCTCGATGGCTGCTCAGAATTGGGGCTGTGGTGGTTTGTGATGCTGCCGGCCATTCGCCCTGCCCTTGTTACCCTTGGCATTTTTGTGTTTATTGGTGCTTGGAGTGATTTTCTCTGGCCCCTGTTGGTCTTGGATCAGCCAGAACTTTATACCCTGCCCATTGGCCTGGTCACCCTAGCGGGGACGTTTTCCTTGGATTGGCGACTCATTGCCGCTGGCTCGGTGATTTCAATTGTGCCCGTGTTCATTGTGTTTATTTTCTTGCAACGATATATTATTCCCTCCCAAACCACTGCCGGCCTGAAGGGCTAGCTTCCTAGGCCGCGATAGCGAATTGGCTGGCGGTGGGCATATTGGCGAAAGAAGGTTTTAATTTCCGCTGCTCGGCCAAGGGCAATCAGGGTATCCCCCGGCCCTAGGGGCAAGGTTAAGGGGGGGTGGGTCACCAAGGCACCGTTCTGATGGCGGACAGCAACAATAATAAAGCGGCCTCGGCCTTTCGCTTCCACATCGGCGATCGCTAGCCCCACCAGCGAGGACTCCAAGGGCAGCGTAAACTCCTCAATCTGAAGATCGAGCTGGCTGAGTAGCTCAATCAAGTGACTGCGCTCATCCTTTTCCTCAAGAAAATCCAAGACTGTCGGGCGAGTAATGAGCTGCACCATGCGTTGGGCACTGATACTCGAGGGCAAGACCACATGATCGGCACCGGCAAAGCGCAATTTTGACTCCGTGGCTGGCAACTCACCATAGGCCAAGATCTGGAGGTTGGGATTCAGACGACGGGCAATCAGGGTGATAAAGACATTGCTGGCATCATCGGGCAAAACAGCCACCAAGGTGCGAGCGCGATCTACCCCCACCGCCAACAGCTCATTTTCATCCATGAGATCATCGCCGCGATAAAACAGATGGCCGGACTGCTGGGCAAGCCGTAGTCGCTGCCGCTGATTGTCAATCACCACAAAAGGGATTGCAGCGGCGGCCAAGTTCATGGCTAAACTGCGACCCAAAGAGCCATAGCCGCAGATGATGACATGATCCTTAAGGCCAGCGAGATGTGAGGGGGTTGTCATTGGGAGTGGCGAGGGCGGGCAGTATATTTGCGAATGAGCTTGGGGGTATCTTGAGCATGCCCCAATAGAATCAATGTATCGCCCACTTCCACAAGGGGATTGGCACGGATGGAAAACAACTGGCCATCACTTTTGCGCAGGCCAACAATAATAAATGCCCCTTGGCCGCGCACCTCTAGGCCACTCAAGCGCGTGCCAACGTAAGGGTAATCGGCAGTAATCTCCAGTTCCTCTAGGCAAGCGTCAATGTGGCTCAACAGTTCATTCAGGGTCTCGCGATCGCCCGTTTGCTCAAGAAAGTCAATGCGTGGCCGCCGAATCAGGTTAGTCATTTGACTGGCACCAATTTTTGTCGGCAAGACGATGTGATCCGCTCCTGCCATACGTAGCTTTGCTTCTGTGCTTGCCAAATTCGCCCGCGCCACAATCAGCAGGCTCGGATTTAGGGAGCGCGCTGTCAGGGTAATAAAGACATTGATCGTGTCATTGGGCAGCACTGTCGCTAGGGCGATCGCCCGCTCGATCCCCACCACGCGCAGCGTTTCTTCCTCCGCCGCACTCCCCAAATAGGCCAAATAGCCCAACTGTATCGCTAGATCAATGCGCTGTTCATTGACATCCAAAATCACAAAGGGGGTTTTTAATGCCGATAATTCCTGAGCCATCACCTGACCAATGCGGCCAAAGCCACAGACAATGACATGGCGGTTGAGTTTGTTGATGTCGCGGCTTGCCCGCTGAAGATCCAGTAGGCGTTTGATCTCCCCTTCGGTAAACAGTTGCACCACCGCACCGATGGTATAAACCGTTGCTGCACTGCCGGCCACAATGATCAGCATGTTAAAGAAGCGTTGCGCCGGCGTAATCAGGGGTCGCACTTCACTGTAGCCAATGCCAAAGACGGTGATCACGTACATGTAGAGGGCATCGAGCCAGTTCCAGCCAAAGCGGGTGTAGCCCACCACCGCCACCAACATGATCAGAACAAAGAGGGTGATGCCAATAATAAAACGGTTGAGGGCAGGGGTCGCAGGTAACCGTCGCATGGCTTTAATACTTGCGCTCTTGGGGGGGAAACATGGTGATGGTGACGGGCAGATAGTCAATCCTCATGCCGTCGCTGTGGTAGGTGGCTAGGGTGTGGCGTAGGAAGTTGACATCATCCCGCTGCGGATAGTCTTCACGGAAGTGGGCACCACGACTCTCTTGGCGAGCAAGGGCGCTGCTCAAAATCACTTCCGCAACCACGAGGATATTTGCTAACTCAAACGCCTCTAACAGCTCTGTGTTCCAATAGCGCTGGCGATCGTCGAGACGAATCCGCGAATAGGCTGCTTTCAGTCGCTGCAATTCTTCCAAACCCCTCTGCATCAGAGCCGCGGTGCGAAATACGCCACAGTATTGGGTCATACAATCTTGAACCTGCTGCCGTAGTTGGGCAATGCGTAAATCCCCCGCTTGACTAAAGAGGTGCTGAATCTGTTGCTCCGCTGCCTGTAGATAGGGCTGGGGGTCAAATTGGGGTTGGGGCAAGCTCGGTAAATCTTTGGCGATCGCCCCACCGGTGCGGCGGCCATAGACCACACATTCTAGGAGGGAATTACTCCCCAAGCGATTGGCACCATGCACCGAGACACAGGCACATTCACCAGCGGCATAAAACCCGGTCACCAGTTCCGTGGCATTGGCACGCACCTGACCATTGACATTGACCGGAATCCCCCCCATTGAATAGTGCACCGTCGGACGTACAGGAATCGGCTCCACCA includes:
- a CDS encoding carbohydrate ABC transporter permease, with product MTLRRGLTYLLLVAIAIVMLLPLVWLTSTAFKSANEDIFAFPPRWLPAEPTWANFVTVWQTTPFGQYLFNSTLVAVLTVACNLLTSALAAYPLARLSFRGREVIFTAILATIMIPFQITMIPLFILAVQLGLRNTYLGMVLPSLASAFGIFLLRQAFMAVPKELEEAARLDGCSELGLWWFVMLPAIRPALVTLGIFVFIGAWSDFLWPLLVLDQPELYTLPIGLVTLAGTFSLDWRLIAAGSVISIVPVFIVFIFLQRYIIPSQTTAGLKG
- a CDS encoding TrkA family potassium uptake protein — its product is MRRLPATPALNRFIIGITLFVLIMLVAVVGYTRFGWNWLDALYMYVITVFGIGYSEVRPLITPAQRFFNMLIIVAGSAATVYTIGAVVQLFTEGEIKRLLDLQRASRDINKLNRHVIVCGFGRIGQVMAQELSALKTPFVILDVNEQRIDLAIQLGYLAYLGSAAEEETLRVVGIERAIALATVLPNDTINVFITLTARSLNPSLLIVARANLASTEAKLRMAGADHIVLPTKIGASQMTNLIRRPRIDFLEQTGDRETLNELLSHIDACLEELEITADYPYVGTRLSGLEVRGQGAFIIVGLRKSDGQLFSIRANPLVEVGDTLILLGHAQDTPKLIRKYTARPRHSQ
- a CDS encoding TrkA family potassium uptake protein yields the protein MTTPSHLAGLKDHVIICGYGSLGRSLAMNLAAAAIPFVVIDNQRQRLRLAQQSGHLFYRGDDLMDENELLAVGVDRARTLVAVLPDDASNVFITLIARRLNPNLQILAYGELPATESKLRFAGADHVVLPSSISAQRMVQLITRPTVLDFLEEKDERSHLIELLSQLDLQIEEFTLPLESSLVGLAIADVEAKGRGRFIIVAVRHQNGALVTHPPLTLPLGPGDTLIALGRAAEIKTFFRQYAHRQPIRYRGLGS